The Methanoregula sp. genome includes the window GGTACCCCCCACGTTAGGCAGACTATTTTTCAGTGCTCCATATGAATCTTCAGCACCGCCACCCCGCCCGATGCCGAAGAGCTCGCCCGGTCCGCTTGGGTACGGATGAGATATCCCCCGAGCAGGAGCATCGCGGAGGGATCGTTGAGGATCTCCTCCTCGCTAGGGCGCTTCTCGGGAAGTGGGAGGGGAGTGCCGGTGTACGAGACTTCGGCATCAAGGTTGTACTCATCGAACGAGACCGAGACGGTCACCGGGCCGGAGGTCCGCGCCTCGCCTGCGACAAGTTCGCAGGCCTGGGTCAGGGCCATTGCCATCCGGTGGATCACCTCACCTCTCGCGGCCCAGGCCTCGCCCTGCCGTTCCATGAGGGTGAAGACCTGGTCCGAGATCCGGGCTGCCGGATCGATGGTCGCGGTGATGCGCTGCTTCACGCCAATCCGCATCACAAGGTTCAGAATAATCGCGATAACCGTTGTTAAGGAGAGTGCCGAATCAAAGAGCGGGCGGACCAGCGGCGGGACACCCGCATACGCCCCGGGGATGAGGTACACGCTGATGCCGAAGATGAAGGAGATCCCGATCACGAAGATCTTCCGGGAGTCCAGCATCCGGCTCGTGATGGTCTGGAAACCTCCCACGATGATGAACCCGGCAACGTAGATGAGCGTCCCACCGATGACCGGGCCCGGCATGATGAGAAAGACCGTGGCAAGGAACGGGAGGAAGGCGAGCACGATCAGGATCGCTCCCGTCATGAACCCGATGTACCGGCTGGTCGAGCGGGTGGCAATCGAGAGGCCGATATTTGACGATGACCCGGTCTGCCCCATCCCTCCGAACAGGCCCCCGAGACCCGACGCGATCCCATCGGCAAAGAGCCCCGACTGGATATTCTTCATATCGGGCCGTTTCCATTCTGTGTTGTTGATCCGCTGGCAGATCGAGAACTCGCCGAAACTCTTCACGAAGGTGACAATCGCCGCAATCCCGAACGGGATCATGAGTACCGGCTGGAACGAGAGCCCGAAGTAGCGGGGGTCGGGCAGCGCGATAATTGGTGAGGCGGCGATCTGGCCCAGCGGGTCGGCACCCGCGAGCCCAGTCGCGATGCAGAGCGCGTACCCGACCGCCATACCGACAATGAGCGGAAAGAGCCGGATCTGCCCCCGGCCCCAGACCGTGACTCCCACCGTGACCGCGAGGGTGATGATCGAGATCGCGGTGACCGTCGCATCAGGGGACGTGGCCCCCCCGGTCATACCGAAGAACTGCGGCAGGGCAAAGGGTACCACCGCGACTCCGAGCATCATGATCACGAGGCCCGTCACTTCGACCGGGAAGAGAACCCGGAGCCGCTGGACCACCCGGGAGAGCGCGGTCTGCAATGCGCCGGAAAAGACGGTCATACCGCAGAGCAGCGAGAGGCCCCCTGACTGGAGGGCAAGGATAGAGGCCGAGATGTAATTGGGCCCGGCAACCCGTGGAACGAGATACCCTGAACCGAACTCCGGGTGTTTTATCGCCTGGAAGATCGTGGAGATGCCATTGGCGAGCATCGACATCGAGACGAAGAAGGCAGCAGCCCCGGCCTCGATGCCCGCGGCCCGGGCCACAAGGATCGGGAAGACAAACGCAGTCGCTACAATCCCCGTATGCTGCAGGCCGAGCAGGAACGTGGTGGTAAGCGGGGGCTTGTCATCAGCACCAAATTCGAGATCCGGCGGTCGCATTATATTACGAAACGAGGTCGTGTAAATATTAAAGCGGTTCGAAAGACACCTGGGGAAAATCCAAGCTGATCTGCCCGCGATAAATATACGATCCCCCATCCAATATTCCGGCACACAGGAGATCCCCATGCAGGTCACCCCCGCTATCCATGCACTCAGGCACCCGTTCCAAGTCCCGGTTGCGCCCGGCATCACCCTCGACCGTTTCGTGTACTCGTACCTCATAGCAGGTGAGACGATCACCCTCATCGACACGGGGGTAGCAGGCTGCGAGACACGGATCTTTGACTATATCCGGTCCATCGGCCGCGACCCTGCGGAGATCTCGCTTGTCGTCCTGACCCACTCCCACCCCGACCATATCGGGGCAGCCCGGGCAATCCGGGAAGCCATCGGGTGCAGCGTGGCGGCACACCCTGCCGAACGGGCGTGGATCGAAGATGTGGAACGCCAGAACCGGGAGCGCCCGGTGCCGGGATTTACCGCGCTGGTCGGTGGGTCGGTGCCGATCGATTACGAGCTCGATGGAGGCTGTACCATCGATACTGACGGGACACGCGAATACGAGCTCGAGGTGATACACGCGCCGGGCCATTCAGCCGGTTCGATCGCGCTGTTCCTGCCGGGCGAGGGGGCGCTCTTCTCAGGGGATGTAATCCCGGTGGCCGGCGATCTCCCCGTGTATGATGATGCTTTAGGATCCGTACGATCGATACGACTCCTCCGGTCGGTACGGGGCATCCGCGTCCTCCTTTCGGCCTGGGACGAGCCCCGGTTCGGTGAAGCCGCGTACGGGCAGATGGACAGGGCACTTGACTATCTCCAGAAGATCCACGATGCTGTACTCACATCTGCCGGCGATGGCGAATCCGACCCGATGGAACTCACCCGGAAAACAGTCGCAATGCTCGGGCTCCCGCCACAAGCGGTCAACCCGCTGCTCGCCCGCACCTTTGCAGCAAACCTCCGGGCCCGGAACGAAGACTTTACGGCGGGTTCCCGCCAATAACGACGCTGGGGCCGTGACGGGCGGTTGATCCACTATCAGTTGATCCGCTATAGCCTAGAGGAGATCATCTTCAGAAACATTTTTTGTATTCCCCGGTTGAGCGTACATTTTTACGGTTTATATCCAATCAGTAATCCGGAGAAGATTTCTAAAATTGGACCCGTTATCTCCTGATATCCATATTGATGCTGCAGACGATACAGAATACCAGCGCCAGCTCTCTCTCTTCTCGAAATGTTCAACGGAAAAGGGTATTGAACTTATTAAAACCGGGATGGTAATTGAAACGCTCTCCCGGAGGGAGCGGTTTCTGGACATCGGGGCGGGTGGCGGGCACCTGACGATTCCCATAGCACAGCAGTTCGGGATGACCACGATTGTTGAGCCAAATCCCTGCCAGGCGGAAATATTTAAGCGCCGTTGTCCTGATTTCCGGATCTATAACGACAGCTGGATGGATATTGATCTGGGTGATGAACGTTTTGACCTGATCCTGTGCTCCCATGTCCTCTATTATATCCCGGAAGGGAGCTGGATGCAGACCGTTGAAAAGATGTACCGCTACCTTTCACCGGGCGGGTGTCTTATTATCGTGATGCAGTCACCACTCGGGGAAGTCGCGGATTTCTTCAACACCTTTACCACGTATGACGTCCCCATCCTCGATCTGGCACGGGATGTTATCGCCCTGTACGGTGACGACGCAGTCCTGCTCCAGTACTTCCAGAACGAGATCTATTCAGAATCTCTTGATGATATTGTGGAGATCGGGCTGTTTTTACTCCTTGATCAAAGGTTCAAGGCCCGTAAGAGTGAAATTGCTGAGTATTTCCGGATGCACCATAAGGTGAACGGCGGTTACCTCATCAGGCAGGACGAGATCCTGCTGGTGATCAGGAAATTGCCGGGCTATATCGGTACAGCCGAGCGATAGAATACCGTTATCTTCTTCGGCTGATCCGGGACGGGGAGGAAAAACCCGCTTCAGTTGATCCGCCGGATCCTCCCATCCGTTGTCACGTTCACCGGCTGGGGCAGCGATCCCAGGTATGAGGCAAGGGTATCGACATCGGACGACCCGGTGGTGATCAGGGTCCCGTTCGTAAATACCGTATACCCGTCACCCCCGATGGAGAGATAATCCATCATGGCAGCTGTATAGGTCGCTGCCGGGTCGAGCGAAACGCCCCTGACACGGACTTCCTGTACCCGGCTGCCGGACGGTTGTTTTGTATCATAGGTATAGGACAGCCCGGACACGCCAAGAGGATGCGGGGGCAGCGGTTCCTGCCACTGCCGTTCGAGCGCATCCCGGATCTGCTGCCCGGTCAGTTTCATCGAGACGACCGTTCCTGAAAACGGCTGGATGGTAAAGACGTCGCTCCACGTCGCATTCCCTTGTTTAAGATCGGACCGCATGGTTCCCGTTGTGATAAACGCAACATCGGTCTCCATCACCGAGCGTTGGGCATCGGCCAGAAGATCCCCGAGTGCTGATTCACCGGCAGCATCCATGTCCCGGGTGATATCCCGGGCGATCACGGCGATCTGCCTCCCGATTACGGGGGCGACTGCCTGCCCGTCTTCTGCCAGGAACGCTGCCGTTTCCGGGTCCGGGATGGTGCCGGGCGGGCTGTCAGCATAGGCAACAATGATACGGGCGGATTTGTTCACGATATCCCGGCTGGCGGGATCAAGGATCAGATCCACGTCTGCATACCCCTTACTGTAACTCCAGGCCTGCGTGACAAGCACCGGTTTTCCGGCTGCATTGGGGAGCCAGGCGTTTGAAAACGCGTGGGTATGACCCGAGAGCACCACATCCACATCCCCGTCAAGACCGGCTACGATGCCCGTGACCCGACCGGTCACATTCACCCCGTCACGGGTTGTACCCTCATAGGCCTGCTGATCCCCGCCTTCGTGGAGCAAAATAACAATGGCATGCATCCCGTCCTTTTGGACTTCGGCAACGTACCGGTTGATAGACTCCGTCTCATTGAGGAACCGGACTTCATCTGCGCGGTGCGGCGCCAGCCGTTCAGGGGTAGTCATCGTATCGGCCCCGATGAATGCGATGGGCACCCCGCTGATGTTCCGTATGATATAGGGAGGAAAGATCGGCGTACCATTCTCTTTCCAGACAACATTGGCGCAGGTATAAGATGACCGCGAACCGGGATAGGGATCGGTAAGATGGGGGACCGAAGAGGTACCGTTGCCCCCGTACACCTGCCGTAAAAGTTCGCCGGTACCCCGGTCAAACTCGTGGTTACCCACGGTCGCAACCATATTACACCCGGAATCTGCACTTCCGATCCTTCCCGGGCAGGAAAGATTCGCAAATTCATTGAAGAAGAGCAGGGTCGGTTCATCGGCCAGCAGCCCGGACTGTGGCGGTGACGCCCCCACGATATCCCCGGGCAGGGCGATGAATGTGCCATCTGCATTCCCTGACACCATTGCCGATTTCAGGTAAGATGCCAGCACCGGTGCACTCCCTGTCGGGCGCTTGTTCACGGCCTGTCCCGGGGGCAGCTGCCCGTGAAAATCATTTATCGCGAGAATCTTCACATGAACGGGGGCATTTGTGTGCGATGCCGGGACAGGCCCGGGAAAATACCAGGAGAGCACAATCGGTGCCAGTATGAGAATTAAGATAATGCAGCATCCGCAAAAGATCTGCAGAACGACCGGGATCCTGTCCAGCCGTAGATCGGGTGCCATACTACTGGATGTTTGGTATCCAATCAATTAATTGTTGAGTTTCCCGGTGAAAAAACAAAGAGACACGGGATATCGTTGTTGATCACGCTGACATTCGCACGGTTTCTAACCAGCTGCTGAATTCCCTGCTGAACAGTCGTGTTCGCTCTGCCTCGTCTGAGGAACGCAGGGAAACCTTTTCGGAATAATACCGTGACCGATCCTCTTCATTCCAGTGATTCTTCTCGCCATCAAGGGGCTTAAGTGCTGCCTCATCCTTCCCCCGGCATGGCTCGTTTGTGGCCGTGCGGCAGAACGCCGTCCGCACCGGGGACTTCAGCGGTTTGACTGCACATTTCGTTTCAGAATACCCGTCCCAGTGCCCGTTGACCGGAAACCCGGCCTTTGCAAGGGGGAGATCCCACGTCGCATCCACCAGTATCCAGTGGCATCCAATCTGGACCCGGCAGGCGAGGTGGTGCGCAACCGGGAGCGTAGCAGCAAGTTTCCGGAGTTCCGGAGGATAATGGAGATCGGGATCGTTCCAGAGAAAGGGAAACGTAGCATATACAACCGGGAGGTTCAGGTTCCGGAACATCTCTGCGAGCAGGTAGTGCTTGGCGCCACAGGATCCTTTCCTGGCCATGAGAAGCTGTTCCTGCGGGGTTGTTGAACTACTCGTAGGAACGACAAGCGAGTACGGGATGTCGCGGATATGGGAGAAGATCGAGATCATACTCTCCCGGGTATCAAGACCCCGCGTCCATTCCAGAAATTTCTCATGGACAAGTGAGGGGGCCATCGTAGTTACTCCTGTTGCTGAGGTTGATGGATGTGAATTTCAGGATCCTGCTCATTCAGCAGGATCGGGAGTTCAACCACGAACTCCTGTTCATGTTTAGTAAAAAAGTGTGTATGGACCATGACGGGGTCTTTGCTGCCCGCAACCTTGAGTATATGGATGACCACACTTTTTTCTTCCCCGTAAGGAACAACAAAGGGCTTGGGAATTCCTGCATCTTTACTGTTGTGAACCGTAAACGAGACATTGTAGGCAAAAGATTTTCCGGTGTTTTTCAGAACCAATTCTACCATAAACCAGTCCTTTTGAGATATCTGGATCTTTTTACAGGTAACAACAAGAGAAGGTTCAAGCTGGCTCAGCCGTTCCTTAACCTCCGCGTGATCCGGATCAATTTCCAGGACGCGGGTATAACAATCATATGCATCAAAAAAATTGTTCTCTTTTTCAAAAATTCCCGCTTTTCGTACCCAGGCACCGGTATTTTTCGGGTCTAATGCCAGTGCCTGGTCATAGCATTGCAGGGATTCTGATTCTTTTCCGAGCTTTTCGAGTATTGTGCCTTTTGCAAATAGCGCATCTTTATCCGAAGAATCGAGGTCAAGCGCCTGGTTATACGCATGCAGCGCCTCAGTGTTCCTGTTAAGATCCTGAAGAACAACACCCTTGTGATACAGCGTCTTTTCATCGTCTGGATTGAACGAGATGACATGGTTAAATGCTGCTAATGCATCTTCGGTTTTTCCCATCTTTTCAAGAACAATCCCCCGGTTTATCCAGGAGGGGATGCTCGCAGGATCTTCAGATATCGCCCGATCGTACGCGGCAAGCGCCTCTTTGAACTTTTTAAGGATCTGAAGTACAAATCCCTTATTGTACCATGCCACTGCATCTCTGGGGTTTTTCTCCAGGCCGTTAGTGAACGCGACGTCTGCTTCGGCATACCGCTGAAGGCTGGTGAGTACTATCCCTTCGTTGAAATACACTTTCGCATCATCCATATTGTGAGAAAGTGCCTTTTTAAAAGAGGACAGAGATTCATCATAATCCCCGAGAGCCTGCAGTGAAAGTCCGCGATGGTACCAGCATGCGGCATTTGCCGGATCCCGGTCAAGGATATCATCATATTTCTCAACCGCTTCTTCATGATATCCCATCTTTCGGTAGGTGTCAGCAATACTCGAACGTATAACAAGATTCTGTGGATCGATCTTCCGGGCAGTTTCAAAGGCTTCAAGCGCCTCGGTAAATTTTGCAAGCCGTAAATACGTATCTCCTATGCCACACCACGCCTCAGGATTCTTTGGGTTGAGCTTTATTGCTTTCTCAAACGCCCAGATCGCTCCTTCGTGTTTTCCCAGGGATATGAGACTGATTCTCAGCTCTTCACTGATCGCGGGATCAGTATGGTTAAACTCGATCGCACGTTCGATCATAAAAATGGATTCCTGAAAATTCCCGAGTTTCCGAAAGATCCTGCCTTTGCGGACCCACGCTTCAGTGTATTTTGGGTTGATGGAAAGCGCCCGGGTGAGCGATTGCAATGCCTCATCATTCTTTCCGATGTTTTCAAGAACTGCACTTTTATTTAGCAGGGTGAGGATGTTATGAGGAATAACCGGTAGTTCGGGTCTGATTTCGAATGCTTTTTCATAAGCACCGGTTGCCTCATCATTTTTTCCGAGGATCTGCAGGGAAACTCCTTTATTGTACCATGCAAGTGAGTCTGAAGGATTGAACCCTATTATGATGTTAAAAACTGAAAGGGCCTCCTCGCATTTCCCCATTGCACAAAGAGCTAATCCCTTGTTGATTGCTGCATCAGGATTGTCAGGATCGAGTACCAGCGCTCTTTCAAATGATGAAAGAGCATCCGGATATCTCCCAAGGTTTCCCCGTGCGATTCCGTGATGGACCCAGAGCTCCGCATTTTCCGGATCAACTTCAAGCCCTCTTTCGAAACTGTCGAGAGCCTTGTCACATTCTCCCACAGACCAGTGGTTGTGCCCCTTGCGTATCCAGAACTTTGCCGACTGAGGATCAAATTCTTCAGCCCCGGACGAAGAACCCATGACATGAGGATGGGACTCTCTCTCCTGATGTATCGCCTCCTTATCCTTTGCCTTTTCGTGAGTGGGGAAAATTTTATCAAAGAGGCTCAACAGCAAGACTCCGGAGATGTCATTATGTCTGTAATAGGTACATTGCCCTATATAATAGTCGGGAAATGGTGAACGCTATAGATCGGTAGCGAGAAACTATCCCGTCAGGGAAAAAAGTGTGCAGTTCTGCCATCGGGATCACTCCCGACAGCAGGTGACCGCGTGCAAAAAATATGGATGAAGTTATGCGTTCTTCATCTTGGCTTTTGCTACAAAGCCGTCTTTGCCAATGTAGTACATGTGGCCTTTCTCTTTTGCGATCTTTTCAGTGCCGACTTTCTTCTTCTTGCCGGTCTTGTTGTGCTTCATAGGTGCTGCCCATACGTACCCATCCTTGCCGATGAAGTACAGGTAACCCTTTTCGCGCACGATTTTTTCCTTTCCAATTTTGGTTCCCATTTAAACACCTCAAAACCACAATTGGGTTTTGATAATGAAAGGTGACGCCTGATAATATAAAAGGTTTCCGTCGGAGCCCGTCGAAGTCTGGATTTTTACCATATATTTGCGCGTATTTTTGGCATTGAGGCACACTAATCACCCCGTTTAAACAAACCCCAAAATGAGGTTATTTAGGCAAATTCGCGGCTATAACGGGCATATTCCGGGTCTCCGGCGTAGCAAAAACCGAACGCCGAAGCGCAGTCAGAGGGGTGAACCGGGGGTGCCTGACGGCAGGGTGCGGCAGATTACCCGAGATTCATAACCGGGTGCATGGCGGGCGGGATCGTGCGGGTGACCGTGAGCGGCATGGCAGAACCATCCGGGCTGATGGTAAGAGTGAAGGTTCCATACGATTGCACGCCAACCGAGGGGCATACCATGATCTCAAACTGTTCTTTAGGCTCTAACCAGTTGTCCGAATCCGCTGAATGCCCGGGGAGCATATTATACTTCCCGGTTATCGTCCAGTTTGGGCAGACAAGAAGCAGAGTTGAGGTTTGTCCGATCGGTTCGTAGGATCCGCGGTCTGCCCAACTCACATTGATACGATCCATATCGATCGCCCCGGTATCTCCCATAAAGAGTGATAGTGTCATCCGCACAGCCCCGAGCTTCCCGGGATCCGGGCGTGCAAACCTCACCTCGGCTTTATTGAGGGGTCCACTCACTGCGGGAAAACCAAAAACACTTCCCACAGGTTGGAGATGATCGCCGGCAATATACGCACTCTGCGCCACCGCCCCTTCGGGAAATGTTCTGATCAATCCGGGGGTCTCCCCACCACTAAGGAATATGAGCAGGAGTGTCGCCCCCCCGATAAGTACCGCAATGACAATGACCAGTTCAAGACCGGTAAACGCATCATCATTGCATGTTATACGCCGATCGTGAATACGCAGATCCCCTCACCATTTTTCCCGTTTACTCTTAGTATGCCTGCCAGCCATATCAGCCCGGAGTAATTACTGCTCTTTGTACAGGAATCAGCCTTGGACATCTGCACCGTTATCCTAGGTTTGTCACCGGGGTAATTCCAGGGGGAACCGTCCGGGTCAGCGGAAGAATCTGCCCGTTCTCCGGCGCAACAGTCATGGTGAACTGCTGGTAAGGCGCTGCATTCCCTGCAGGACAGACAAGGAGCGTGAACTGTTCATCGGTTTCCAGGAAGATATCCTGGTCCGCACCTTTCAGCGGGACAAAATTTGCCTTATTCGTGATCGTCCAGTTCGGGCAGATCAATATGGGAGTCTGCACAAGGGAGAGTTTTTCCTGGTCATTCCCGCTCACCCAGAGCACCGATGCATGACCCATATCGATATCCCCCGAATTCATCATGAACGGCTGGATCGTCAGTTCATACGCACCCAGCATAGCCGGGTTTTGTGTTTTAAAACGGACCTGAACACCATCGATTATCCCGTCAACCGCAGGGTACCCGAAAATGCCACCGGGATCCGTGAGAAGATCGGTTGTTGCTATTACGTCATTCGAGATCAATCCCTGTTTCGGGTTCTGTTGCGCACCCACAGGCGGTGTTTTTCCGTGAGATATCTCCCCGTACCCGAGATACCCGGTGACCAGTACTGCAACCACCAGCAGTATGACGATTTCAAGCCCGGTCAACGCATTTTCATTGCCGCACAATTGTCCTTTGCATTTTTTCATGTGCCTGTTCTCCCCATCAGTGCACCCTCCGATCGACCAGTCGTTTCGGGCGACCCTTCATAGTATAGATATCGAGCCCGCGGGGGCCGGCAAAATTCAATTCTATCTGGAATAAACCCTCGTCGTAGTGCTCCGCAATCAGTGATTTGTACCTGATAAATCGTGAAACGAACTGGTCTTTTACCAGTTTGCGATCACAGTGATCCGGATCATAGCACTCCAGGTTCACCCGCAAAATAGTCTCATCGGGTATATCCCCGTCATATACAGATGCTTCGTATTCGCCGGTAATATATGCCATGCTCTCCGTTTGGAAGACTGCTGCTTCTATGTCAACACGGTTGAAAGGGTTCCCGAACGCCCAGAGGGTTTCTGCCTCCCGCTGGGGATTGGCAATCCGCATATGGGTCCTCCCGCACCCACACCGTTCACGGGAGATGACTACCGTTGTATCCTCGGTGTCGTAATTGATCAGCAGCATTCCACTCTTCCCGCCAACCGGCAGCAGCGTGGTGAGCACCCCCCTCCCGCACTCACCATCGCTCACAAATGACTGCATATGGGGATCGTATACATCGAGGTGGACAAGGTCTTCAGGCACATGAAGGCCTGAAAGCTCCGTACATTCGCCGCACATCGTCCCTTCTGTACTGCCATAGGTATTGTACACCGGCACACCCCACAATTCAGACAGGTAGGCGCGGGATTCATCGGCAAAACTCTCGCCACCGGCAACAAGTTTGTTTATAGACGTATCAGATGTTTTTATTCCCTCGGCAGCAAGACGTCGTGCGAGCCTGAGCAGTTTGAACACGCTTCCCACAATGGCAGTGGGTTTGTAACATTTCAGGATTCGGGATTCGAAGGTGCATTTGCCAATGGGAATGATACCCATACCGATGCGCCGTGCTGCGATCGTCATGGTGTTTGCACCTACGTTCATCCCATACGAGGCACAGACCACGATCCGATCCCTGTTCGTAAAACCCTGCGATACAAAACTCCGGGCATACTTCTCCGCGTACCGTTTCCAGTCATCCCATGTCAGGAAAAAACCCTTGGGTATACCACTCGTGCCGCTCGTCTCCTGTATGGAGAAAACATTGTTCCAGTCTGAGGACAGGAACTCAAATTCCGGTGTGATGGGGGGCTGGTGCTCCCGTATAGTCTTTCCGGATACAACGGGCAGATTGAGAAGGTCTTCGTGTTCCCGCACTTCTGCAGGATTGATTTTGTTCTCCCTGAACCAGTGCCGGTAGAAGGGGGAATGTTCAGCGACATACAGGACGGTGTAGCGTACCCGTTCATCGATAAGAGCGTCGAGATCGCTACGACCCAGCGTTTCAACTTCCGGAGAAAAGTACGATCCCGTTGCCATGACAGAGAATTATTAAGAGGGATGGTTTATAGATTGCGAAGTCTCCGGCAGACTCAGGCACGTTTTATTGCTTCAACTTCCAGTCGCACCATACCAATGTGAATTGTTCCATCTGCCTTAGCCGGATACATTGACAGGTACTCATCAATAAACGCCCGGATAAATACCGGTTGCCCCTTCTCTGGCAACCGCGCCAGCCACGGGAGCCATGTTGTGCGGATCCAACCGGCAAATGCCTCCCTGTCAGCGTACACCATATCCTTTGGGATCAGCTCCACCCGGACCGGCTCAAGTCCCGCACCTGCCAGCCATTGTAGGTATTCTTCAGGACCAAAAAAGCCAAAGGTGAATGAGAAGCCTTCAAAGTACCCTGCCCAGCGGGGGGTTTTCAGCAGGACCGCAAGTGCTTCGAATGCCTGTGCTGCATTGCCTTTTCCACCCATCTGGACGAGCAGC containing:
- a CDS encoding tetratricopeptide repeat protein is translated as MSLFDKIFPTHEKAKDKEAIHQERESHPHVMGSSSGAEEFDPQSAKFWIRKGHNHWSVGECDKALDSFERGLEVDPENAELWVHHGIARGNLGRYPDALSSFERALVLDPDNPDAAINKGLALCAMGKCEEALSVFNIIIGFNPSDSLAWYNKGVSLQILGKNDEATGAYEKAFEIRPELPVIPHNILTLLNKSAVLENIGKNDEALQSLTRALSINPKYTEAWVRKGRIFRKLGNFQESIFMIERAIEFNHTDPAISEELRISLISLGKHEGAIWAFEKAIKLNPKNPEAWCGIGDTYLRLAKFTEALEAFETARKIDPQNLVIRSSIADTYRKMGYHEEAVEKYDDILDRDPANAACWYHRGLSLQALGDYDESLSSFKKALSHNMDDAKVYFNEGIVLTSLQRYAEADVAFTNGLEKNPRDAVAWYNKGFVLQILKKFKEALAAYDRAISEDPASIPSWINRGIVLEKMGKTEDALAAFNHVISFNPDDEKTLYHKGVVLQDLNRNTEALHAYNQALDLDSSDKDALFAKGTILEKLGKESESLQCYDQALALDPKNTGAWVRKAGIFEKENNFFDAYDCYTRVLEIDPDHAEVKERLSQLEPSLVVTCKKIQISQKDWFMVELVLKNTGKSFAYNVSFTVHNSKDAGIPKPFVVPYGEEKSVVIHILKVAGSKDPVMVHTHFFTKHEQEFVVELPILLNEQDPEIHIHQPQQQE
- a CDS encoding bifunctional metallophosphatase/5'-nucleotidase; protein product: MAPDLRLDRIPVVLQIFCGCCIILILILAPIVLSWYFPGPVPASHTNAPVHVKILAINDFHGQLPPGQAVNKRPTGSAPVLASYLKSAMVSGNADGTFIALPGDIVGASPPQSGLLADEPTLLFFNEFANLSCPGRIGSADSGCNMVATVGNHEFDRGTGELLRQVYGGNGTSSVPHLTDPYPGSRSSYTCANVVWKENGTPIFPPYIIRNISGVPIAFIGADTMTTPERLAPHRADEVRFLNETESINRYVAEVQKDGMHAIVILLHEGGDQQAYEGTTRDGVNVTGRVTGIVAGLDGDVDVVLSGHTHAFSNAWLPNAAGKPVLVTQAWSYSKGYADVDLILDPASRDIVNKSARIIVAYADSPPGTIPDPETAAFLAEDGQAVAPVIGRQIAVIARDITRDMDAAGESALGDLLADAQRSVMETDVAFITTGTMRSDLKQGNATWSDVFTIQPFSGTVVSMKLTGQQIRDALERQWQEPLPPHPLGVSGLSYTYDTKQPSGSRVQEVRVRGVSLDPAATYTAAMMDYLSIGGDGYTVFTNGTLITTGSSDVDTLASYLGSLPQPVNVTTDGRIRRIN
- a CDS encoding class I SAM-dependent methyltransferase; translated protein: MDPLSPDIHIDAADDTEYQRQLSLFSKCSTEKGIELIKTGMVIETLSRRERFLDIGAGGGHLTIPIAQQFGMTTIVEPNPCQAEIFKRRCPDFRIYNDSWMDIDLGDERFDLILCSHVLYYIPEGSWMQTVEKMYRYLSPGGCLIIVMQSPLGEVADFFNTFTTYDVPILDLARDVIALYGDDAVLLQYFQNEIYSESLDDIVEIGLFLLLDQRFKARKSEIAEYFRMHHKVNGGYLIRQDEILLVIRKLPGYIGTAER
- the ftsA gene encoding coenzyme F390 synthetase; amino-acid sequence: MATGSYFSPEVETLGRSDLDALIDERVRYTVLYVAEHSPFYRHWFRENKINPAEVREHEDLLNLPVVSGKTIREHQPPITPEFEFLSSDWNNVFSIQETSGTSGIPKGFFLTWDDWKRYAEKYARSFVSQGFTNRDRIVVCASYGMNVGANTMTIAARRIGMGIIPIGKCTFESRILKCYKPTAIVGSVFKLLRLARRLAAEGIKTSDTSINKLVAGGESFADESRAYLSELWGVPVYNTYGSTEGTMCGECTELSGLHVPEDLVHLDVYDPHMQSFVSDGECGRGVLTTLLPVGGKSGMLLINYDTEDTTVVISRERCGCGRTHMRIANPQREAETLWAFGNPFNRVDIEAAVFQTESMAYITGEYEASVYDGDIPDETILRVNLECYDPDHCDRKLVKDQFVSRFIRYKSLIAEHYDEGLFQIELNFAGPRGLDIYTMKGRPKRLVDRRVH
- a CDS encoding MBL fold metallo-hydrolase, whose translation is MQVTPAIHALRHPFQVPVAPGITLDRFVYSYLIAGETITLIDTGVAGCETRIFDYIRSIGRDPAEISLVVLTHSHPDHIGAARAIREAIGCSVAAHPAERAWIEDVERQNRERPVPGFTALVGGSVPIDYELDGGCTIDTDGTREYELEVIHAPGHSAGSIALFLPGEGALFSGDVIPVAGDLPVYDDALGSVRSIRLLRSVRGIRVLLSAWDEPRFGEAAYGQMDRALDYLQKIHDAVLTSAGDGESDPMELTRKTVAMLGLPPQAVNPLLARTFAANLRARNEDFTAGSRQ
- a CDS encoding solute carrier family 23 protein — its product is MRPPDLEFGADDKPPLTTTFLLGLQHTGIVATAFVFPILVARAAGIEAGAAAFFVSMSMLANGISTIFQAIKHPEFGSGYLVPRVAGPNYISASILALQSGGLSLLCGMTVFSGALQTALSRVVQRLRVLFPVEVTGLVIMMLGVAVVPFALPQFFGMTGGATSPDATVTAISIITLAVTVGVTVWGRGQIRLFPLIVGMAVGYALCIATGLAGADPLGQIAASPIIALPDPRYFGLSFQPVLMIPFGIAAIVTFVKSFGEFSICQRINNTEWKRPDMKNIQSGLFADGIASGLGGLFGGMGQTGSSSNIGLSIATRSTSRYIGFMTGAILIVLAFLPFLATVFLIMPGPVIGGTLIYVAGFIIVGGFQTITSRMLDSRKIFVIGISFIFGISVYLIPGAYAGVPPLVRPLFDSALSLTTVIAIILNLVMRIGVKQRITATIDPAARISDQVFTLMERQGEAWAARGEVIHRMAMALTQACELVAGEARTSGPVTVSVSFDEYNLDAEVSYTGTPLPLPEKRPSEEEILNDPSAMLLLGGYLIRTQADRASSSASGGVAVLKIHMEH